One segment of Mycobacterium spongiae DNA contains the following:
- a CDS encoding MBL fold metallo-hydrolase: protein MAHQSKVPTELVQVTDSVHLAHGHAVNWLLVTDDTGVILIDAGYPGDREQVLSSLRELGYEPRDVRAILLTHAHIDHLGSAIWFASQHGTAVYCHAEEVRHAKREYLEQASVVDVALRIWRPRWAVWGLHVLRSGGLIRDGIPTTQPLTDDVAVALPGQPTAVFTPGHTTGHCSYLVDGVLASGDALVTGHPLLRRSGPQLLPAVFSHSQQDAIRSLDALAQVDAEILAPGHGDLWRGPIREATDAALKLAGAAT from the coding sequence ATGGCCCACCAGTCGAAGGTGCCCACCGAACTTGTACAGGTCACTGACAGCGTGCACCTTGCCCATGGCCACGCGGTTAATTGGTTGCTCGTCACCGACGACACGGGCGTCATCCTGATCGACGCCGGCTACCCCGGCGACCGCGAACAGGTGCTGTCCTCGCTACGCGAGCTGGGCTACGAACCCCGCGATGTGCGCGCCATCCTGCTCACGCACGCACACATCGACCACTTGGGCTCGGCGATCTGGTTCGCCAGCCAGCACGGAACAGCGGTCTACTGCCACGCAGAGGAGGTACGGCACGCCAAGCGGGAGTACCTGGAGCAGGCATCGGTTGTGGATGTCGCGCTGCGCATCTGGCGGCCACGCTGGGCGGTATGGGGTCTTCATGTTCTTCGCAGCGGCGGCCTGATCCGCGACGGCATCCCGACCACCCAGCCGCTGACCGACGACGTTGCCGTTGCACTGCCAGGCCAGCCAACAGCGGTTTTCACCCCGGGCCACACCACTGGACATTGCTCGTATCTTGTCGACGGCGTGCTGGCCAGTGGTGACGCTCTGGTTACCGGCCATCCGCTGCTCCGTCGCAGCGGGCCCCAGCTGCTTCCGGCGGTATTCAGCCATAGCCAGCAGGACGCGATCCGCAGCCTGGACGCGCTTGCGCAGGTCGACGCTGAGATCCTGGCACCCGGCCACGGCGACTTGTGGCGTGGCCCGATCCGCGAGGCCACGGACGCGGCCCTGAAATTAGCGGGCGCAGCGACATAA
- the fgd gene encoding glucose-6-phosphate dehydrogenase (coenzyme-F420) has protein sequence MAELKLGYKASAEQFAPRELVELAVAAEAHGMDSATVSDHFQPWRHQGGHAPFSLSWMTAVGERTNRLQLGTSVLTPTFRYNPAVIAQAFATMGCLYPNRVFLGVGTGEALNEIATGYQGVWPEFKERFARLRESVRLMRELWRGGRVDFDGEYYRLKGASIYDVPEGGVPIYIAAGGPVVAKYAGRAGDGFICTSGKGEELYTEKLMPAVRAGADAAGRNLDGIDRMIEIKISYDPDPELALSNTRFWAPLSLTAEQKHSIDDPIEMEKAADALPIEQIAKRWIVASDPDEAVAMVGQYVTWGLNHLVFHAPGHDQRRFLELFEKDLAPRLRRLG, from the coding sequence GTGGCTGAACTGAAACTCGGATACAAGGCGTCCGCCGAACAATTCGCACCGCGCGAGCTCGTCGAGCTAGCTGTGGCCGCCGAAGCGCACGGGATGGACAGCGCGACCGTTAGCGATCATTTCCAGCCGTGGCGCCACCAGGGTGGGCACGCGCCGTTCTCGCTGTCGTGGATGACCGCCGTCGGCGAACGCACCAACCGTCTGCAGCTGGGGACCTCGGTGCTCACTCCCACCTTCCGGTACAACCCCGCCGTCATTGCACAGGCGTTCGCCACCATGGGTTGCCTATACCCGAACCGAGTCTTCCTCGGAGTGGGCACCGGTGAGGCGCTGAACGAGATCGCCACGGGGTATCAGGGCGTGTGGCCGGAGTTCAAGGAGCGGTTTGCTCGGCTGCGAGAATCGGTGCGGTTGATGCGCGAACTGTGGCGCGGCGGCCGCGTGGACTTCGACGGGGAGTACTACCGGCTCAAAGGCGCCTCGATCTATGACGTGCCTGAAGGGGGAGTTCCGATCTACATCGCCGCCGGCGGCCCGGTGGTGGCCAAGTATGCCGGCCGTGCGGGCGACGGATTCATCTGTACGTCGGGCAAAGGCGAGGAGTTGTACACCGAGAAGCTCATGCCAGCGGTCCGAGCCGGTGCAGACGCTGCCGGTCGCAACCTGGACGGCATCGACAGGATGATCGAGATCAAGATCTCCTACGACCCCGACCCGGAGCTGGCGCTGTCCAACACCCGATTCTGGGCGCCGCTATCGCTGACCGCTGAGCAGAAACACAGCATCGACGACCCGATCGAGATGGAGAAGGCCGCCGATGCGCTGCCGATCGAGCAGATCGCCAAGCGCTGGATCGTGGCATCGGACCCCGATGAAGCCGTCGCAATGGTCGGCCAGTACGTCACGTGGGGTCTCAACCACCTGGTATTTCACGCGCCCGGGCACGACCAGCGTCGATTCCTGGAGCTCTTCGAGAAAGACCTTGCCCCTAGGCTGCGCCGACTTGGCTGA
- the pta gene encoding phosphate acetyltransferase: MQAAPHAGAAASAIYIAAPEPETGKSTIALGILHRLIATVARVGVFRPITRLGEDRDYILDLLLERSTAGLPYERCVGVTYQQLHAARDAAIADIVDAYHAMADECDAVLVVGSDYTDVTTPTELSVNALIAANLGAPVLLTVRGSGRTPDEVVSAAEVSLAELDAQRAHTAAVVANRCDPAELDAVADALRALAPRSYVLPEEPLLAAPTVAELRQALGGTVISGDAAMQEREVMGILAAGMTAGHVLERLRDGMAVITPGDRSDVVLAVASAHAAEGFPSLSSIVLNGGFELHPSIAALVSGLRLRLPIIATELDTYETASAAAAARGRVTAASQRKIDTALDLMDRHVDIADLLAQLTISIPTTTTPQMFTYRVQQQARSDRKHIVLPEGGDDRILKSAGRLLQRGIADLTILGNEAQIRLRAAELGVNLRGATVIDQQTSELRDEFAHQYAQLRKSKGITVEQARETMGDVSYFGTMMVYTGMVDGMVSGAAHTTAHTVRPALEIIKTVPDVSTVSSVFLMCLPDRVLVYGDCAIIPNPTPVQLADIAVCSAHTAAQFGIEPRVAMLSYSTGDSGTGADVEKVKAATRLIRERDPQLPVEGPIQYDAAVDPSVAATKMQDSPVAGRATVLIFPDLNTGNNTYKAVQRTAGAIAIGPVLQGLRKPVNDLSRGALVDDIVNTVVITAIQAQDVHVNR; the protein is encoded by the coding sequence ATGCAGGCTGCGCCCCACGCTGGTGCGGCCGCCTCTGCGATCTACATTGCCGCACCCGAACCCGAGACCGGCAAGTCGACGATCGCACTCGGGATTCTGCACCGGCTGATCGCTACGGTCGCCAGAGTCGGCGTGTTTCGGCCCATCACCCGGCTTGGCGAAGACCGTGATTACATCCTGGACCTGCTGCTAGAGCGCAGCACCGCGGGCCTGCCCTACGAACGCTGCGTGGGCGTGACCTACCAGCAGCTTCATGCCGCCCGAGACGCTGCGATCGCCGACATCGTCGACGCGTATCACGCAATGGCCGATGAGTGTGACGCCGTGCTGGTCGTCGGCAGCGACTACACCGACGTCACCACTCCCACCGAGCTCTCGGTCAACGCCCTGATCGCGGCGAACCTCGGCGCACCGGTCTTGCTGACGGTGCGCGGTAGTGGCCGCACCCCCGATGAGGTCGTCAGTGCTGCCGAGGTCAGTTTGGCTGAGCTGGACGCCCAGCGTGCGCACACGGCCGCGGTAGTGGCCAACCGCTGCGATCCCGCCGAGCTGGATGCTGTCGCGGACGCACTCCGTGCATTGGCGCCGCGCAGCTATGTGTTGCCCGAGGAACCGCTGTTGGCCGCGCCGACTGTCGCCGAGCTCCGACAAGCGTTGGGAGGGACGGTAATCAGCGGCGATGCGGCCATGCAGGAACGCGAGGTGATGGGCATTCTGGCCGCCGGCATGACTGCCGGACACGTGCTGGAGCGGCTGCGCGACGGCATGGCCGTGATTACCCCGGGGGATCGCTCGGACGTCGTGCTCGCGGTCGCTAGCGCCCATGCGGCCGAAGGATTCCCGTCGTTATCGTCCATCGTTCTCAACGGCGGGTTTGAGCTGCATCCGTCGATCGCGGCTCTGGTCTCCGGCCTACGGCTGCGGTTGCCGATCATCGCCACGGAACTGGATACCTACGAGACGGCAAGCGCTGCGGCCGCAGCACGCGGCAGGGTTACGGCGGCGTCACAGCGCAAGATCGACACCGCCCTGGACCTGATGGATCGCCACGTCGATATCGCCGACCTGCTGGCACAGCTGACAATCTCGATCCCAACCACCACCACACCGCAGATGTTCACCTACCGGGTGCAGCAGCAAGCTCGTTCGGATCGCAAGCACATCGTGCTGCCGGAAGGCGGCGACGACAGAATCCTCAAGTCCGCCGGCCGCCTCCTTCAGCGAGGGATCGCCGACTTGACCATTCTCGGTAACGAAGCGCAAATCCGCCTGCGTGCAGCAGAGCTCGGCGTCAACCTTCGCGGCGCCACGGTGATCGATCAGCAAACTAGCGAACTGCGCGACGAATTCGCCCACCAGTATGCGCAATTGCGTAAGTCAAAGGGAATCACCGTGGAGCAGGCCCGCGAAACCATGGGCGATGTTTCGTATTTCGGGACGATGATGGTGTACACGGGCATGGTCGACGGTATGGTGTCGGGCGCTGCCCACACCACAGCGCACACTGTCCGGCCAGCCTTGGAAATCATCAAGACGGTTCCCGACGTCTCCACGGTTTCGAGCGTTTTCCTCATGTGTTTGCCCGACCGGGTGCTGGTCTATGGTGACTGTGCGATCATCCCCAATCCCACGCCGGTACAGCTCGCGGACATCGCGGTGTGTTCGGCACACACCGCTGCACAGTTCGGAATTGAGCCGCGAGTGGCCATGCTGTCTTACTCCACCGGCGACTCCGGTACCGGGGCTGATGTCGAAAAGGTGAAAGCGGCGACGCGTTTGATTCGTGAGCGAGATCCGCAGCTGCCCGTTGAAGGCCCCATTCAATACGACGCCGCGGTAGACCCGTCGGTCGCGGCTACCAAGATGCAGGACTCGCCGGTGGCCGGTCGTGCCACTGTGCTGATCTTTCCGGACCTCAACACCGGCAACAACACGTACAAGGCGGTTCAGCGCACCGCCGGGGCGATCGCGATCGGCCCTGTGCTGCAAGGTCTTCGGAAGCCAGTCAACGACTTGTCCCGAGGGGCTTTGGTCGACGACATCGTTAACACCGTGGTAATAACGGCGATTCAGGCTCAGGATGTCCATGTCAACCGCTAG
- a CDS encoding acetate kinase, whose protein sequence is MSTASSNDVVLVINSGSSSLKFALVEPDSGVLRSAGSIEQIGEASSSVASHDAALHRAFDELAENGFDLRACGLAAVGHRMVHGGKKFYQPTLIDDGVVDELKKLSPLAPLHNPPAVLGIAVARELLPDVPHVAVFDTAFFHDLPAAAATYAIDRELADAWQIRRYGFHGTSHHYVSGQAAVFLNEPLARLNQIVLHLGNGASASAISGGRPVETSMGLTPLEGLVMGTRSGDVDPGVISYLWRNANMGVDQIESMLNHQAGVLGLAGERDFRRLRQMIESGDSAAQLAYHVFIHRLRKYIGAYLAVLGHTDVVSFTAGIGEHDATVRRDALAGMTELGIELDEHRNLHPAGGARRISADDSPITVLVVPTNEELAIARDCVRLL, encoded by the coding sequence ATGTCAACCGCTAGCTCCAATGATGTGGTGCTGGTGATTAATTCCGGCTCTTCGTCGCTCAAGTTCGCTCTAGTCGAACCTGACTCAGGCGTGTTGCGGTCAGCGGGCAGCATTGAACAAATCGGAGAAGCATCGTCATCGGTCGCCAGCCATGACGCGGCACTGCATCGCGCGTTCGACGAGTTGGCAGAAAACGGTTTTGATCTGCGGGCGTGTGGTCTGGCGGCGGTTGGACATCGAATGGTACACGGCGGCAAGAAGTTCTATCAGCCGACACTCATCGACGATGGGGTGGTTGACGAGCTCAAGAAATTGTCCCCGCTGGCCCCGCTGCACAACCCGCCTGCGGTACTGGGAATCGCGGTGGCGCGAGAATTGCTGCCGGATGTGCCGCATGTTGCGGTGTTTGACACTGCCTTTTTTCACGACCTGCCCGCGGCAGCCGCGACCTACGCCATTGACCGGGAGCTGGCCGATGCGTGGCAGATCCGCCGATACGGATTTCACGGCACATCGCATCACTACGTCAGCGGACAGGCAGCGGTATTCCTGAACGAACCGTTGGCTCGCCTGAATCAGATTGTGCTGCACCTCGGTAACGGTGCCTCTGCATCGGCGATTTCCGGCGGCCGACCGGTCGAGACGTCGATGGGCCTGACGCCATTGGAAGGCTTGGTGATGGGCACTCGCAGCGGCGACGTCGACCCCGGCGTCATCAGCTATCTATGGCGCAACGCCAACATGGGCGTGGACCAGATCGAGTCGATGCTCAACCACCAGGCCGGCGTGCTGGGCTTGGCCGGCGAGCGCGATTTCCGGCGGCTTCGCCAGATGATCGAATCCGGGGATTCAGCAGCACAATTGGCGTACCACGTATTCATCCACCGGCTGCGCAAGTACATCGGCGCCTACCTGGCAGTACTGGGCCACACCGACGTCGTGAGCTTCACCGCGGGGATCGGCGAACATGATGCGACGGTGCGCCGGGACGCCTTGGCGGGGATGACCGAGCTTGGCATTGAGCTAGATGAGCACCGCAATCTCCACCCGGCGGGCGGCGCGCGACGGATCTCCGCCGATGACTCCCCGATTACCGTCCTGGTGGTCCCGACCAACGAGGAGCTGGCCATCGCTCGGGACTGTGTGCGCCTGCTCTAA
- a CDS encoding serine/threonine-protein kinase PknG: MTKGTKKELKKPPEEELSALDREPENPEDWEDPEDGGPGTQPADVLTATAAARPVGTQALFRPSFDDDDDDDTPHLTVASADTEPQDRLTTRVLPPARQLGGGLVEIPRVPDIDPLEALMTDPVVPESKRFCWNCGRPVGRSGPEGAGASEGWCPYCGSPYTFLPQLNPGDTIAGQYEVKGCIAHGGLGWIYVALDHNVNDRPVVLKGLVHSGDAEAQAIAMAERQFLAEVVHPSIVQIFNFVEHTDRHGDPVGYIVMEYIGGQSLKQDPGEKLPVAEAIAYLLEILPALTYLHSVGLVYNDLKPENIMLTEEQLKLIDLGAVSRINSFGYLYGTPGFQAPEIVRTGPTVATDIYTVGRTLAALTLNLRTRDGRYADGLPEDDPVLAKYDSFARLLRRAIDPDPRRRFVSAEEMSGQLMGVLREVVARDTGVPRPGLSSMFSRTRSTFGVNLLVAHTDVYLDGQVHSEKLTAKEIVTALPVPLVDPADVAAPVLQATVLSEPVQTLDSLRAARHGALDGEGIDLSESIELPLMEVRALLDLGDVSKATRKLDYLAERVGWRWRLIWYRAVAELLTGDYDSAIKHFTEVLDTFPGELAPKLALGATAELDGDADEHKFYQAVWGTDNGVVSAGFGLARSQSAEGDRTGAVRTLDEVPATSRHFTTARLTSAVTLLSGRSTSEVTEDQIRDAARRVEALPPTEPRVLQIRALVLGGAMDWLHDNEASTNHILGFPFTKHGLRLGVEASLRSLARVAPTQRHRYTLVDMANKVRPTSTF, from the coding sequence ATGACGAAGGGCACCAAGAAAGAGCTGAAAAAGCCTCCTGAGGAAGAACTTTCAGCCTTGGACCGGGAGCCCGAAAACCCGGAGGACTGGGAGGACCCGGAAGACGGGGGGCCCGGCACCCAGCCCGCAGACGTGTTGACCGCCACGGCCGCCGCACGGCCAGTGGGGACCCAGGCACTCTTTCGCCCCAGTTTCGATGATGACGATGACGATGACACCCCCCATCTGACTGTCGCCAGCGCCGACACCGAACCGCAAGACCGGCTGACGACCCGGGTGCTCCCACCCGCCAGACAGCTCGGGGGCGGCCTGGTGGAGATTCCGCGGGTGCCCGATATCGACCCGCTCGAAGCCCTGATGACCGACCCAGTGGTGCCGGAATCCAAGCGGTTCTGTTGGAACTGCGGACGGCCGGTCGGCCGGTCCGGACCGGAGGGTGCTGGCGCGTCCGAGGGCTGGTGCCCCTACTGCGGTAGCCCGTACACGTTCCTGCCGCAGCTCAATCCCGGTGACACCATCGCGGGCCAGTACGAAGTCAAAGGCTGCATCGCGCACGGAGGTCTGGGCTGGATCTATGTTGCCCTCGACCACAACGTCAACGATCGCCCAGTCGTGCTCAAAGGCTTGGTGCACTCCGGTGACGCTGAAGCACAAGCGATCGCGATGGCCGAACGACAATTCCTTGCCGAGGTCGTGCACCCATCGATCGTGCAGATCTTCAACTTTGTCGAGCACACCGACAGACACGGCGATCCGGTCGGGTACATCGTCATGGAATACATTGGCGGGCAATCGCTCAAGCAAGACCCAGGCGAGAAGCTGCCAGTCGCCGAGGCTATTGCCTACCTTCTCGAAATCCTGCCCGCGCTGACATACCTGCATTCCGTCGGCTTGGTCTACAACGACCTCAAGCCGGAGAACATCATGCTCACCGAGGAACAGCTCAAGCTCATCGACCTCGGCGCAGTGTCGCGCATCAACTCGTTCGGCTACCTCTACGGCACGCCCGGATTTCAGGCACCAGAGATCGTGCGGACCGGCCCGACCGTCGCCACCGACATCTACACCGTGGGTCGCACCCTTGCGGCGCTCACACTGAACCTGCGCACCCGCGACGGCCGCTACGCGGACGGGCTGCCCGAAGACGACCCAGTATTGGCCAAGTACGACTCTTTCGCCCGGTTATTGCGCCGTGCCATCGACCCTGACCCGCGGCGGCGATTCGTCAGCGCCGAGGAGATGTCCGGGCAGCTGATGGGCGTGTTGCGGGAGGTGGTCGCGCGGGACACGGGGGTGCCGCGGCCCGGACTCTCGTCGATGTTCAGCCGTACCCGCTCCACGTTCGGGGTAAATCTGCTGGTCGCACATACCGACGTGTATCTGGACGGCCAGGTGCACTCGGAGAAGTTGACCGCCAAGGAGATCGTCACCGCGCTGCCGGTTCCGCTGGTCGATCCCGCCGACGTCGCAGCTCCGGTGCTGCAAGCGACGGTGCTTTCCGAGCCGGTGCAGACACTGGATTCGCTCCGCGCCGCTCGCCACGGGGCACTGGACGGGGAAGGCATCGACCTGTCCGAGTCGATCGAGCTGCCGCTGATGGAGGTGCGGGCTCTCCTGGACCTGGGCGACGTATCCAAGGCAACCCGCAAGCTCGACTACCTGGCCGAGCGCGTGGGCTGGCGATGGCGACTGATCTGGTACCGGGCCGTCGCGGAGCTGCTCACTGGGGACTACGACTCGGCCATCAAGCACTTCACCGAGGTGCTGGACACCTTTCCCGGCGAGCTCGCGCCGAAGCTAGCGCTGGGTGCCACTGCCGAATTGGATGGCGATGCCGACGAGCACAAGTTCTACCAAGCGGTGTGGGGCACCGACAACGGCGTGGTATCCGCCGGATTCGGATTAGCCAGATCCCAGTCGGCAGAAGGTGACCGGACCGGTGCGGTGCGCACCCTCGATGAGGTACCGGCCACCTCCCGGCACTTCACTACCGCCCGGCTAACCAGCGCGGTAACTCTGCTGTCCGGCCGGTCAACGAGCGAAGTCACCGAAGACCAGATCCGCGACGCCGCCCGTCGAGTTGAGGCGCTCCCGCCTACCGAACCCCGCGTGCTGCAGATCCGGGCCTTGGTGCTCGGCGGAGCCATGGACTGGCTGCACGATAATGAGGCCAGCACCAACCACATCCTCGGTTTTCCGTTCACCAAACACGGGCTGCGGCTCGGCGTCGAGGCGTCGCTGCGCAGCCTAGCCCGGGTAGCGCCCACCCAGCGGCATCGCTACACACTGGTAGACATGGCGAACAAGGTGCGGCCCACCAGCACCTTCTAG